Proteins from a genomic interval of Plasmodium reichenowi strain SY57 chromosome 11, whole genome shotgun sequence:
- a CDS encoding hypothetical protein (conserved Plasmodium protein, unknown function) has product MSAIKNAVTYYFAIVSLFSAVFLSIIGLMLLYDSDSLELHGDKSEKVKPSFICAGVYFCILVVSSIMIIRNNHKAKKYQTKTI; this is encoded by the exons atgTCTGCCATAAAAAACGCGGTCACGTATTACTTTGCCATCgtatcattattttctgCAGTTTTTTTGTCAATCATTGGTcttatgttattatatgattCCGATTCGCTAGAATTACATGGAGACAAATCAGAAAAGGTCAAGCCTTCATTTATTTGTGCAGGG GTATATTTTTGCATATTAGTAGTTAGTAGCATTATGATAATTAGAAATAATCACAAAGCCAAAAAATATCAAACCAAAACCATATAA
- a CDS encoding metal ion channel - Mg2+, Co2+ and Ni2+ yields the protein MFVWTHINKYTSRYINRYILKFTRYESLRLCMLNFTSTIKNENKIYSKKNFNNVLMQNIKITEDEEIICEQFFFSKYNLPYVLKIPFSDLRLIDTCNNNHNPTILIRKDMILLRTGFLSCVIRYNELWLFEPREPLVIKATNLIKQNLKIIYEFKGDMSLGVEIPLNELKDEKCQENINMYEKNIRNDLYSTYQKNISDDINDAHQKNICNDINNIWSNHIKFDKKRIISGNYSRLNRNNIWENDREINKKDIFNIKEKNNMNENDDIYNKIKIVEKEELNNNIKTDINYLNVENNFYRYKGNISFEFLCLDICMQLSIKEYENYLDTINITLRQKIQLQQKKEENIEINMLTNNLLREMMKIKNKLQKLSNLLNALRSNIEKILKNETDMKNMYLTTLNKISINKIKDYSDLEILLETHLQLTDELSGELENMEEKITHYEELMRLNLDYNRNKFILLNAKIAFSTLFCSICAVITSLFGMNLKNFIEHNDYAFFIVSIFITSWSIVGIYFTKNINTLLRFFDKYNVK from the exons atgtttgTTTGGAcacacataaataaatatacaagcagatatattaatagatatattttaaaatttacaAGATATGAATCCTTACGTTTATGTATGTTAAATTTTACTAGTactataaaaaatgaaaataagatatattcaaaaaaaaattttaataatgttttaatgcaaaatataaaaattacGGAAGATGAGGAAATTATATGTGAACAGTTTTTTTTCTCGAAATATAATTTACCATATGTTTTAA AGATCCCGTTCAGTGATTTGAGATTAATTGACACGTGCAACAATAATCACAATCCAACCATATTAATCCGGAAAGATATGATTTTGTTAAGAACAGGTTTTTTGAGTTGTGTAATTCGATATAACGAATTATGGCTTTTTGAACCTAGGGAACCCCTAGTTATAAAAGCTACCAATTTGATTAAACAAAacttaaaaataatatatgaatttaaaGGAGATATGAGTTTAGGAGTTGAAATTCCATTAAATGAATTGAAGGATGAAAAATGTCAAgagaatataaatatgtatgaaaaaaatataagaaatgatttatataGTACGTATCAGAAGAACATTAGtgatgatataaatgatgCACATCAAAAGAACATATgtaatgatataaataatatatggaGTAATCACATAAAGtttgataaaaaaagaataatatcAGGAAATTATAGTAGACttaatagaaataatatatggGAAAATGACAgagaaataaataaaaaggatatatttaatataaaggaaaaaaacaatatgaatgaaaatgatgatatatataataaaataaaaatcgTAGAAAAGgaagaattaaataataatataaaaacagATATAAATTACTTAAATgttgaaaataatttttatagatataaagggaatatatcatttgaatttttatgtttagATATATGTATGCAATTATCTATTaaagaatatgaaaattatttggatacaataaatataacgTTAAGACAGAAAATACAACTtcaacaaaaaaaagaagaaaatattgaaataaatatgttaacaaataatttattaagagaaatgatgaaaattaaaaataagtTACAGAAATTAtctaatttattaaatgcATTACGTAgtaatattgaaaaaatattaaaaaatgaaactgatatgaaaaatatgtatttaactacattaaataaaatatcgataaataaaataaaagattaTAGTGACttagaaatattattagaaaCACATTTACAATTAACAGATGAATTATCAGGAGAATTAGAAAATAtggaagaaaaaattacaCATTATGAAGAATTAATGAGATTAAATTTAGATTATAATAGAaacaaatttattttattaaatgcTAAAATTGCATTTTCaacattattttgttctATATGTGCTGTAATTACTAGCTTATTTGGTATGaacttaaaaaattttattgAACATAATGATTACgcattttttattgtatccatttttattaccTCATGGTCTATTGTTGGAATATACTTTAccaaaaatataaataccCTCTTAAGGTTTTTCGACAAATATAATGTGaaataa
- a CDS encoding alpha/beta hydrolase fold domain containing protein, putative, with protein MSYSKDSDLGECIKYVHLKEDKKEEDNLYSNDKDVEYFENLFDYEYDEDDEKKNFVDAYDEESTGGRRFGLTFFILGCITICGFRGRMVKKMAFAPPIIKGYNLENDNKFIFHNGQREEIKELMQINNIDINYKKLKRGSTEVSGIMLYKKPLDLTKQTILYSHGNTTDIGYITPFLLNLVTCNNVNVFSYDYSGYGLSNKDPSEKNCYKSIKMSYDYLTKDLNIKPENIIVYGHSLGSATSCYLINLKNVKVGGCILQSPLYSGLRLLLPLNYKKEMPWFDVFKNDKRLKNIPLLPLFIMHGKNDRDIPYQHAEYLLKIVKKNFAKQVQKNKSQFLRNKKINHLDAHDSILRFWGVENADHNDIDEKNPELFYHKLGEFLSYCSKFNMNE; from the exons atgTCATATAGTAAAGATAGTGATTTAGGTGAATGTATTAAGTATGTACATTTAAAAGAAGATAAAAAGGAGGAAGATAACTTATATTCTAATGATAAAGATGTAgaatattttgaaaatttatttgactatgaatatgatgaagatgatgaaaaaaaaaattttgtgGATGCATATGATGAAGAATCAACAGGAGGAAGAAGATTTGGATTGACCTTTTTCATTCTTGGTTGTATAACCATATG tGGGTTCAGGGGACGCATGGTGAAAAAAATGGCCTTTGCTCCTCCAATCATTAAAGGATATAATTtagaaaatgataataaattcaTCTTTCATAATGGTCAGCGTGAAGAAATTAAAGAATTGATgcaaataaataatatcgatataaattataaaaaactAAAAAGAGGTTCGACGGAAGTATCTGGtataatgttatataaGAAACCTTTGGATTTAACTAAACAgacaatattatattcacATGGGAATACTACAGATATTGGTTATATAACaccatttttattaaatctAGTTACTTGTAACAATGTGAATGTATTTTCATATGATTATAGTGGTTATGGATTAAGTAATAAAGATCCTAGTGAAAAGAATTGTTATAAGAGTATTAAGATGTCATATGATTACTTAACTAAagatttaaatataaaaccagaaaatattattgtatatGGGCATAGTTTAGGTTCAGCTACTAGTtgttatttaattaatttaaaaaatgtaaaagTAGGTGGTTGTATTCTACAATCACCTTTATATAGTGGTTTAAGATTATTACTACctttaaattataaaaaagaaatgcCATGGTTTgatgtttttaaaaatgataaacgtttaaaaaatattcctCTCCTTcctttatttattatgcATGGTAAGAATGATAGAGATATTCCTTATCAACATGctgaatatttattaaaaattgtaaaaaaaaattttgcAAAACAAGTAcagaaaaataaatcacagtttttaagaaataaaaagatCAATCATTTAGATGCACATGATTCAATACTTCGATTCTGGGGAGTTGAAAATGCTGACCATAATGATATAGATGAAAAAAATCCTGAGCTCTTTTATCATAAATTAGGTGAGTTCTTATCATACTGTTCTAAATTTAATATGAACgaataa